Proteins encoded by one window of Zerene cesonia ecotype Mississippi chromosome 8, Zerene_cesonia_1.1, whole genome shotgun sequence:
- the LOC119828406 gene encoding uncharacterized protein LOC119828406 isoform X1 — protein MSEGRKNHLSIDGGQVKEDDHVASYKPLPDNDGEFRTSKSSLHKSKEKVSGDGAEEKLLQKEEEAKIVTRVDMADAKYVVEDHRNGDAKIELDANKRQFTGLTKEELMKYAEDPFWIRLRWFMFVLFWAMWFCMLAGAIAIIVRAPKCAPPPPRTWYEKGPLVDVSSVEDYAIIEPNLQLLKDAQVAGVFVSSCKDAYEVLDNENASCLQQFKDFVAKAKSFGVKVIVDLTANFVPLSHKWFQLSENRSEEYKDYFIWQSSQEYDADEPTGTPKPPNSWVSTENEPAWSWSEKRKEFYLHLYGADQPQLNFNNTAVVKRFDDVLKIWMKAGADGIRLQKARELVVNVTRGAEVPRSGSGSQPAADHTQHAFWRHRHTTDQPELDGLLAHWAHLVRALAAEESVFTIAETGGRPELFLLARNTSWLRPAGAAPRAPRPAAPAAAALRERLPRWPLLQLTSEEPSLELAVFSMLLPAAPVLALEQLTAPEFNSTAGELLSQLSTLRGDASIEHGRYALEAAPAHNDTGEVLVCARWKAGHTGYAAAHNAGAAARANLTALAALPAQLSVHLLSPAAREASGYNNAEIVHTDDVLIPEKSTVIFSFVPQTTAEH, from the exons ATGTCGGAGGGCCGGAAAAATCATCTTTCCATAGATGGAGGACAAGTGAAAGAAGACGATCATGTTGCCTCATACAAGCCTTTACCAGACAATGATGGAG AGTTCCGCACATCAAAATCCAGCCTCCACAAATCAAAGGAGAAGGTCTCCGGTGACGGTGCTGAGGAGAAGCTCCTGCAAAAGGAGGAAGAAGCCAAGATCGTGACGAGGGTCGACATGGCCGACGCCAAGTACGTGGTAGAGGACCACAGGAATGGAGACGCCAAGATTGAGTTGGATGCCAATAAACGG CAATTCACCGGGCTCACGAAGGAGGAGCTGATGAAGTACGCGGAGGACCCGTTCTGGATCCGCCTGCGCTGGTTCATGTTCGTGCTGTTCTGGGCCATGTGGTTCTGCATGTTGGCCGGCGCCATCGCGATCATTGTACGAGCGCCCAAgtgcgcgccgccgccgcccagGACCTG GTACGAAAAGGGCCCCCTAGTGGACGTTTCATCGGTTGAGGACTACGCCATAATAGAGCCCAACTTGCAGCTGCTGAAGGACGCCCAAGTCGCCGGAGTGTTTGTCTCCTCCTGCAAGGATGCGTATGAAGTTCTGGACAATGAGAACGCCAGCTGTTTGCAGCAGTTCAAGGACTTTGTGGCCAAGGCCAAGTCCTTTGGTGTTAA AGTGATTGTGGACTTGACCGCAAACTTCGTACCTCTCTCGCACAAGTGGTTCCAGCTGAGCGAAAATCGTTCAGAAGAATACAAAGACTACTTCATCTGGCAGTCCAGCCAGGAGTACGATGCGGATGAGCCAACTGGTACACCAAAACCACCTAATTCTTGG gtATCAACGGAAAATGAGCCAGCTTGGTCGTGGAGCGAGAAACGCAAGGAGTTCTACCTGCACCTGTACGGAGCCGACCAGCCACAGCTTAACTTCAATAATACCGCAGTCGTCAAAAGGTTCGATGACGTACTCAAGATCTGGATGAAGGCTGGCGCTGACGGTATTAG GTTGCAGAAAGCCCGCGAGCTGGTGGTGAACGTGACGCGCGGCGCGGAGGTGCCGCGCTCGGGCAGCGGCAGCCAGCCCGCCGCCGACCACACGCAGCACGCGTTCTGGCGCCACCGCCACACCACCGACCAGCCCGAGCTCGACGGCCTGCTGGCGCACTGGGCGCACCTCGTGCGGGCCCTCGCCGCAG AGGAGTCGGTGTTCACCATAGCGGAGACGGGCGGGCGGCCGGAGCTGTTCCTGCTGGCGCGCAACACGAGCTGGCTGCGGCCGGccggcgccgcgccgcgcgccccccgccccgccgcgcccgccgccgccgcgctgcgCGAGCGCCTGCCGCGCTGGCCGCTGCTGCAG CTAACATCTGAAGAACCGAGTTTGGAGCTGGCCGTTTTCAGCATGTTGCTGCCGGCTGCGCCCGTGCTGGCGCTGGAACAGCTCACCGCGCCGGAATTCAACTCTACCGCT GGCGAGTTGCTCTCGCAGCTGAGCACGCTGCGCGGCGACGCGAGCATCGAGCACGGCCGCTACGCGCTGGAGGCGGCGCCCGCGCACAACGACACTGGCGAAGTGCTCGTTTGTGCCAG GTGGAAGGCGGGGCACACGGGCTACGCGGCGGCGCACAacgcgggcgcggcggcgcgcgccaACCTCACGGCGCTGGCGGCGCTGCCCGCGCAGCTCTCCGTGCACCTGCTGTCGCCCGCCGCCAGGGAGGCCTCGGG TTACAACAACGCCGAAATAGTGCACACAGACGACGTCCTGATTCCGGAGAAGTCTACAGTCATCTTCTCCTTCGTGCCACAGACTACGGCAGAACATTAA
- the LOC119828406 gene encoding neutral and basic amino acid transport protein rBAT isoform X2 produces the protein MADAKYVVEDHRNGDAKIELDANKRQFTGLTKEELMKYAEDPFWIRLRWFMFVLFWAMWFCMLAGAIAIIVRAPKCAPPPPRTWYEKGPLVDVSSVEDYAIIEPNLQLLKDAQVAGVFVSSCKDAYEVLDNENASCLQQFKDFVAKAKSFGVKVIVDLTANFVPLSHKWFQLSENRSEEYKDYFIWQSSQEYDADEPTGTPKPPNSWVSTENEPAWSWSEKRKEFYLHLYGADQPQLNFNNTAVVKRFDDVLKIWMKAGADGIRLQKARELVVNVTRGAEVPRSGSGSQPAADHTQHAFWRHRHTTDQPELDGLLAHWAHLVRALAAEESVFTIAETGGRPELFLLARNTSWLRPAGAAPRAPRPAAPAAAALRERLPRWPLLQLTSEEPSLELAVFSMLLPAAPVLALEQLTAPEFNSTAGELLSQLSTLRGDASIEHGRYALEAAPAHNDTGEVLVCARWKAGHTGYAAAHNAGAAARANLTALAALPAQLSVHLLSPAAREASGYNNAEIVHTDDVLIPEKSTVIFSFVPQTTAEH, from the exons ATGGCCGACGCCAAGTACGTGGTAGAGGACCACAGGAATGGAGACGCCAAGATTGAGTTGGATGCCAATAAACGG CAATTCACCGGGCTCACGAAGGAGGAGCTGATGAAGTACGCGGAGGACCCGTTCTGGATCCGCCTGCGCTGGTTCATGTTCGTGCTGTTCTGGGCCATGTGGTTCTGCATGTTGGCCGGCGCCATCGCGATCATTGTACGAGCGCCCAAgtgcgcgccgccgccgcccagGACCTG GTACGAAAAGGGCCCCCTAGTGGACGTTTCATCGGTTGAGGACTACGCCATAATAGAGCCCAACTTGCAGCTGCTGAAGGACGCCCAAGTCGCCGGAGTGTTTGTCTCCTCCTGCAAGGATGCGTATGAAGTTCTGGACAATGAGAACGCCAGCTGTTTGCAGCAGTTCAAGGACTTTGTGGCCAAGGCCAAGTCCTTTGGTGTTAA AGTGATTGTGGACTTGACCGCAAACTTCGTACCTCTCTCGCACAAGTGGTTCCAGCTGAGCGAAAATCGTTCAGAAGAATACAAAGACTACTTCATCTGGCAGTCCAGCCAGGAGTACGATGCGGATGAGCCAACTGGTACACCAAAACCACCTAATTCTTGG gtATCAACGGAAAATGAGCCAGCTTGGTCGTGGAGCGAGAAACGCAAGGAGTTCTACCTGCACCTGTACGGAGCCGACCAGCCACAGCTTAACTTCAATAATACCGCAGTCGTCAAAAGGTTCGATGACGTACTCAAGATCTGGATGAAGGCTGGCGCTGACGGTATTAG GTTGCAGAAAGCCCGCGAGCTGGTGGTGAACGTGACGCGCGGCGCGGAGGTGCCGCGCTCGGGCAGCGGCAGCCAGCCCGCCGCCGACCACACGCAGCACGCGTTCTGGCGCCACCGCCACACCACCGACCAGCCCGAGCTCGACGGCCTGCTGGCGCACTGGGCGCACCTCGTGCGGGCCCTCGCCGCAG AGGAGTCGGTGTTCACCATAGCGGAGACGGGCGGGCGGCCGGAGCTGTTCCTGCTGGCGCGCAACACGAGCTGGCTGCGGCCGGccggcgccgcgccgcgcgccccccgccccgccgcgcccgccgccgccgcgctgcgCGAGCGCCTGCCGCGCTGGCCGCTGCTGCAG CTAACATCTGAAGAACCGAGTTTGGAGCTGGCCGTTTTCAGCATGTTGCTGCCGGCTGCGCCCGTGCTGGCGCTGGAACAGCTCACCGCGCCGGAATTCAACTCTACCGCT GGCGAGTTGCTCTCGCAGCTGAGCACGCTGCGCGGCGACGCGAGCATCGAGCACGGCCGCTACGCGCTGGAGGCGGCGCCCGCGCACAACGACACTGGCGAAGTGCTCGTTTGTGCCAG GTGGAAGGCGGGGCACACGGGCTACGCGGCGGCGCACAacgcgggcgcggcggcgcgcgccaACCTCACGGCGCTGGCGGCGCTGCCCGCGCAGCTCTCCGTGCACCTGCTGTCGCCCGCCGCCAGGGAGGCCTCGGG TTACAACAACGCCGAAATAGTGCACACAGACGACGTCCTGATTCCGGAGAAGTCTACAGTCATCTTCTCCTTCGTGCCACAGACTACGGCAGAACATTAA
- the LOC119828408 gene encoding zinc finger C2HC domain-containing protein 1C, with amino-acid sequence MEKTGGSRLLQMQARFQQKQLQEKELKIASLYEAQQARALDRVRHSPSNGNVTTPSPPMPHQPGKVRQMFEERRTKAGIDKSYPLQPIQNTERAQPRKALPNGYTKVSNTTTKATLEKKTSIRAQNTVSSHSVRKQITQVHKVNSIVNGSGDLNHNHELDLNAVKTLSKSNGREISSVDELDRVDNNYMLENETFPEALAPVTPRSPEPEELKRLVKRNPPPQPIPTTKATKPVAKPAVPKKVSNENVVAENTSKPRGVMQRVNPVPRRTPVSPQASSGPKVRTGSGARAGAAGAAGARGSGGAGGAAGAAGDACAVCGRRFAPDRLAKHQEICRKTHAKRRKPFDVIKHRLAGTEAEPFIGKLRKGASTSSSKVSKSLNNNWRQKHEEFIQAIRAAKQVQAHLNAGGKLSDLPPPPPSENPDYVQCPHCNRRFNQAAAERHIPKCASFQFNKPKPAAKRR; translated from the exons ATGGAAAAAACTGGAGGCTCGCGGTTACTGCAAATGCAG GCGCGGTTCCAGCAGAAGCAGTTACAAGAGAAGGAGTTGAAGATCGCATCGCTATACGAGGCGCAGCAGGCCAGAGCCCTGGATAGAGTCAGACATTCCCCCAGTAACGGCAATGTCACAACCCCAAGCCCACCCATGCCGCATCAACCCGGAAAG GTGCGTCAAATGTTCGAAGAGCGTCGTACAAAAGCAGGCATCGACAAGAGCTACCCGCTTCAACCGATACAAAACACGGAGCGGGCACAGCCCAGGAAGGCTCTGCCAAATGGCTACACTAAAGTTAGCAACACTACGACGAAGGCCACGCTGGAAAAAAAGACGTCAATTCGAGCCCAGAATACTGTTAGCTCACACAGCGTCAGGAAACAAATAACCCAG GTACACAAAGTGAACAGCATTGTAAATGGATCGGGCGATCTCAACCACAACCACGAACTGGATCTCAATGCTGTCAAAACATTG TCAAAAAGCAACGGCAGAGAGATCAGTTCGGTGGACGAGCTAGATCGCGTGGACAATAACTACATGTTGGAGAACGAGACGTTTCCAGAGGCCCTGGCGCCCGTCACGCCGCGCTCTCCGGAGCCGGAGGAGCTTAAGAGACTGGTTAAAcg AAATCCCCCGCCACAACCTATACCTACGACCAAGGCTACAAAACCCGTAGCAAAACCAGCAGTGCCAAAGAAAGTATCCAATGAAAATGTG GTGGCGGAGAACACCAGTAAACCCCGAGGGGTCATGCAGCGAGTAAACCct gtgCCAAGAAGAACGCCCGtg AGTCCACAAGCGTCCAGCGGCCCGAAGGTGCGCACGGGGTCCGGGGCCCGCGCCGGCGCGGCGGGTGCGGCGGGGGCGCGGGGGTCGGGaggcgcggggggcgcggcgGGTGCGGCGGGGGACGCGTGCGCGGTGTGCGGGCGCCGCTTCGCGCCCGACCGGCTCGCCAAGCACCAGGAGATCTGCCGCAAGACGCACGCGAAGCGACGCAAGCCGTTCGACGTGATCAAGCACCGTCTCGCG GGCACAGAAGCCGAGCCGTTTATTGGCAAGCTACGCAAGGGCGCCAGCACATCGTCGAGCAAAGTGAGCAAGTCACTCAACAACAACTGGCGGCAGAAGCACGAAGAGTTCATACAGGCGATACGCGCCGCCAAACAGGTGCAGGCGCATCTCAACGCTGGTG GTAAGCTAAGCGATCTCCCCCCACCACCTCCCTCTGAAAACCCGGACTACGTACAGTGTCCGCATTGCAACCGCCGCTTCAACCAAGCGGCCGCCGAGCGACATATACCCAAATGTGCCAGCTTTCAGTTTAACAAGCCCAAACCAGCTGCTAAGCGTAGATAA